A stretch of the Helicoverpa zea isolate HzStark_Cry1AcR chromosome 15, ilHelZeax1.1, whole genome shotgun sequence genome encodes the following:
- the LOC124637073 gene encoding uncharacterized protein LOC124637073 — translation MAMSNEQFQMFLQTITASKQRSFASCNITYSGEKDADAVEAFIAAASTFKNVEKLSDLDALQGLPLLLRDEAAVWWQGLKSRVEKWEEFCNKLRHTFAPRRPAFMIYHQITHEVQEADVTTEAFIAKKRALFASLPPPALSETQQIDLIFALIRLDIRNRMPRDTVPTIDKLLETARGIEETLHEYAAGSHASDIRTTGKKGKVRCSFCKNPGHTADVCRKKKRAEGTLPSIPKVVSEVETQAPSPHQPKFSCYGCGAPGVYRSNCPTCKKASAIKKEDLKFCAINVQVDSDSRPVVFVEIEGIKGTAYIDTCAKMSVASYSLYLELVKCGCKFQEHQVNLTLADGIKKNRGVLMCRVNVVLMGRKVQTTFIVLPGAKDNRTLLGVGFLKDAGMVINLPQYTWNFIDEPEEQYELYAEEFAIFESTVVNEIMQLPSPVTSLTMTDSEASPSINTIPPTPPPTPPRMEIPELPLTPEPPSTPKNLSDDKVTYKLASIDFGDSSSVSKKPRLFDGYSPSFTDFMLRDAQINVHREDIELSPQSANLFDANNWDIRIDTINVETQRTTVQRKQLNGLLPENKHVSMPSRCKRTLHYKSEASSYTKGAVLVKGERESEHPVEFASRLLTAAERNNKRRNAKDTTCLQLLDHRRDDFRSRGGDCSNNKQNARTLDPNARPAVPRLCVKWAWPPRQRRVLPSSSEARRPPPI, via the coding sequence ATGGCGATGTCCAACGAACAGTTTCAGATGTTCCTACAGACCATCACAGCTTCTAAACAGCGATCTTTTGCATCCTGCAACATCACCTACAGTGGGGAAAAAGACGCGGACGCAGTTGAGGCTTTTATAGCGGCAGCTTCTACCTTCAAGAATGTAGAAAAGTTGAGTGACCTCGATGCGCTTCAAGGACTTCCACTTCTTCTACGGGATGAAGCAGCGGTTTGGTGGCAAGGCTTGAAAAGCCGAGTGGAAAAGTGGGAAGAGTTTTGCAATAAATTGCGTCATACATTCGCTCCCCGCAGACCTGCATTTATGATATATCATCAGATTACCCATGAGGTCCAGGAAGCTGACGTCACCACTGAAGCATTTATTGCCAAGAAGCGGGCATTGTTTGCATCACTTCCTCCTCCCGCACTGTCTGAAACGCAGCAAATAGATCTGATATTTGCGCTCATACGGCTAGACATACGAAACCGCATGCCTCGGGATACAGTTCCCACGATAGATAAACTGCTGGAGACGGCACGGGGAATCGAAGAGACCTTACATGAATACGCAGCAGGTTCACATGCAAGTGACATCAGAACTACTGGGAAGAAAGGGAAGGTAAGGTGCAGTTTTTGTAAAAACCCTGGCCATACTGCAGACGTCTGTCGGAAGAAGAAACGGGCTGAAGGCACTTTACCCAGTATTCCGAAAGTTGTCTCAGAAGTTGAAACGCAGGCACCATCTCCTCATCAACCAAAGTTTTCCTGCTACGGTTGCGGCGCACCTGGGGTATACAGAAGCAACTGTCCCACGTGTAAGAAGGCGTCGGCCATTAAGAAGGAGGACTTGAAGTTTTGTGCTATCAACGTACAGGTAGACTCAGATTCCCGGCCTGTTGTGTTCGTGGAGATCGAAGGGATAAAAGGTACCGCCTACATTGATACTTGCGCAAAGATGAGTGTCGCTTCGTACTCCCTATATTTAGAGCTAGTCAAATGCGGATGCAAGTTCCAGGAACATCAAGTCAATTTGACGCTGGCTGATGGAATAAAAAAGAATCGAGGAGTGCTAATGTGCAGAGTCAACGTTGTTTTGATGGGTCGAAAGGTGCAGACGACATTTATCGTGCTACCTGGAGCAAAAGACAACCGCACGCTTTTGGGGGTTGGGTTTTTAAAGGATGCGGGCATGGTAATCAACTTGCCGCAGTACACGTGGAATTTCATTGATGAACCAGAAGAGCAATACGAGCTATACGCCGAAGAGTTTGCAATCTTTGAGAGTACGGTCGTCAATGAAATAATGCAGTTGCCAAGCCCAGTAACCTCACTCACAATGACAGACAGCGAAGCAAGTCCAAGTATTAATACCATACCTCCTACTCCACCACCAACACCTCCACGGATGGAAATACCGGAACTTCCGTTAACACCTGAACCTCCGTCAACGCCTAAAAATCTGTCAGATGATAAGGTCACCTACAAACTGGCATCGATAGATTTTGGCGACTCGTCTTCTGTAAGCAAGAAACCACGACTGTTCGATGGCTATTCACCTAGTTTCACGGATTTTATGCTGCGAGATGCACAAATCAATGTTCACCGGGAAGACATCGAATTATCCCCACAAAGTGCCAATCTCTTTGACGCCAACAACTGGGACATACGGATTGACACAATTAATGTCGAAACACAGAGGACAACTGTTCAAAGGAAGCAGCTGAATGGGCTTCTACCAGAAAACAAGCACGTTTCAATGCCAAGCCGATGCAAGCGAACCCTGCATTATAAAAGCGAGGCAAGCTCTTATACAAAAGGAGCAGTTTTGGTCAAGGGGGAGCGTGAAAGCGAACATCCTGTTGAGTTCGCTAGTCGTCTTCTGACAGCCGCCGAACGGAATAACAAGCGAAGAAACGCGAAAGACACCACATGCCTCCAACTGCTGGATCATCGTCGGGACGACTTCAGATCCAGAGGGGGAGACTgtagcaataataaacaaaatgcccGGACGCTGGATCCGAACGCCCGGCCCGCGGTACCACGGCTATGCGTCAAGTGGGCGTGGCCTCCCCGTCAGCGCCGAGTATTGCCGAGCTCTTCCGAAGCCCGCCGACCGCCGCCTATATAA
- the LOC124636753 gene encoding uncharacterized protein LOC124636753, which translates to MGKRRHYGKRVRSSSSSSSTTSTSSSTPSPRPRRKSKVSRHKDTKAVSTLNNIIPEFDPLNDDINAWLNIIQSYSATFDWSDETIRYQALNKLKGSAKVWYDSLLRTDSRWPTWKWSDWNQRLASSFQTRRNMFELLKEIINKKPVENQSLYEFYFDIKCKIDRLSLNFTEQDIISIIVGSIGDSNIGASVEASNFKSCHDLASYLHGRTYKSKISKQTSSGSSRENQIKTMDSTNNFSQPSTNASSSNNSANSRSASESSKTSSTQIRKPIKCYTCGGNHTRNQCDLIKCNFCHKKGHVEAVCRSKKSVGLIKPEVEETKLIQTPDPRNKFVKTTLRI; encoded by the exons ATGGGCAAACGCAGGCACTACGGCAAGCGAGTACGCTCGTCATCAAGTAGCAGTAGCACGACGAGTACGAGCTCCAGCACGCCATCACCGCGGCCCAGAAGGAAGTCAAAGGTATCACGTCACAAAGATACCAAAGCTGTGAGTACCTTGAACAATATAATACCCGAGTTCGACCCCTTAAATGACGATATAAATGCATGGCTTAATATTATTCAATCCTACTCGGCAACGTTTGACTGGTCCGACGAAACGATACGTTACCAAGCTCTTAATAAGTTGAAAGGCTCTGCCAAAGTCTGGTATGATTCGTTATTGCGTACTGATAGTCGGTGGCCTACATGGAAATGGAGTGATTGGAATCAGCGTCTGGCTAGTAGCTTTCAAACACGTCGCAATATGTTCGAGTTATTAAAAGAAATTATTAACAAGAAACCGGTGGAAAACCAATCGctgtatgaattttattttgatattaaatgtaaaattgaCCGATTATCTTTAAACTTTACGGAACAAGACATTATATCTATCATTGTCGGAAGTATAGGTGATAGCAATATAGGAGCATCTGTTGAGGCGAGTAATTTTAAATCTTGCCATGACTTAGCTAGTTATCTTCATGGTCGTACCTACAAAAGCAAAATCTCAAAACAAACAAGTTCGGGTAGTTCACGTGAAAACCAAATTAAAACGATGGATTCAACGAATAATTTTAGTCAGCCTTCTACTAACGCTAGCTCTTCAAATAACAGTGCCAATTCTCGTAGTGCCAGTGAAAGTAGTAAAACTAGTTCAACACAAATTCGAAAACCTATTAAATGTTATACTTGCGGTGGAAATCATACAAGGAATCAGTGTGACctaattaaatgtaatttttgtcATAAAAAAGGCCATGTTGAGGCCGTGTGCCGTAGTAAAAAAAGTGTAGGATTAATAAAACCAGAAGTTGAGGAAACTAAATTGATCCAAACTCCAGATCCGCGAAATAAATTTGTTAAAACG ACATTAAGGATTTAG